In one Paenibacillus sp. JQZ6Y-1 genomic region, the following are encoded:
- the carB gene encoding carbamoyl-phosphate synthase large subunit, producing MPKNNDLKKILVIGSGPIVIGQAAEFDYAGTQACQALKEEGVEVVLINSNPATIMTDTNMADKVYIEPITLEFVTQIIRQERPDGLLPTLGGQTGLNMAVELARAGVLESENVKLLGTQLNSIEKAEDRDLFRDLMRELEQPVPESIIATTLEESLVFANEIGYPIIVRPAYTLGGTGGGICANEEELRETVAAGLRYSPIGQCLVEKSIAGMKEVEYEVMRDANDNCIVVCNMENFDPVGVHTGDSIVVAPSQTLSDREYQMLRSASLKIIRALNIEGGCNVQFALDPQSYQYYVIEVNPRVSRSSALASKATGYPIAKMAAKIALGYTLDEIMNPVTGQTYACFEPTLDYIVAKIPRWPFDKFTSANRKLGTQMKATGEVMAIGRTFEEAIHKAVRSLEIGVHSIALKDAHEIPDEKLNERLTKADDERLFLVAEAFRRGYSLDQIQELTNVDWWFLDKIERIVAYESVIAMEEQLSDETLYTAKRLGFTDRTIAELRKPNQPDDTFSNEHSIRTYRKEKGLVPVYKMVDTCAAEFEATTPYYYSTYETENEVTQAEKQKIVVLGSGPIRIGQGIEFDYSTVHAVWAIQEAGYEAVIINNNPETVSTDFNTSDRLYFEPLFFEDVMNVIEQEQPIGVIVQFGGQTAINLAAPLQQAGVNILGTSLDSIDEAENRKKFEALLSRLNIAQPKGSTVQSVDEAVETAQQLGYPVLVRPSYVLGGRAMEIVYSDDELLRYMAEAVKINPEHPVLIDRYMLGKEVEVDAICDGDTVVVPGIMEHIERAGVHSGDSIAVYPPQHLTAELKEKIVNITIKIAKELKTIGLVNIQFVIFQNEVYVIEVNPRSSRTVPFLSKVTNIPMANIATQAILGRKLADLGYQEGLWPESDHVSVKVPVFSFAKLRRVEPTLGPEMKSTGEVMGRDLLYAKALYKGLIGAGMKIPSTGALIATVADKDKEEAVRLLKGFYRLGYKIIATGGTAEALKAANIPVTVVNKLSEGTPNILDLIRSGQANFVVNTLTKGKTPERDGFRIRREAVENGVVCMTSLDTVEALLTMLDTINFSSYAMPSLSTQKQAEPASKDIQAVVGQLQDQETIMS from the coding sequence ATGCCTAAAAATAATGACCTCAAGAAAATCCTCGTGATCGGTTCCGGTCCGATTGTAATCGGCCAAGCAGCCGAGTTTGACTACGCAGGAACACAGGCGTGTCAGGCGCTCAAAGAAGAAGGCGTTGAAGTGGTGCTGATCAACAGCAACCCAGCAACGATCATGACGGATACCAACATGGCGGATAAAGTATACATTGAGCCGATTACACTGGAATTCGTAACCCAGATCATTCGTCAGGAGCGTCCAGATGGACTCCTGCCGACACTGGGCGGTCAAACCGGTCTGAACATGGCGGTGGAACTGGCACGCGCTGGCGTATTAGAAAGCGAAAATGTAAAACTGCTCGGTACGCAACTGAACTCCATCGAAAAAGCGGAAGATCGTGATCTGTTCCGCGACCTGATGAGAGAACTGGAACAGCCGGTTCCAGAAAGTATCATCGCTACCACATTGGAAGAATCGCTCGTATTCGCCAACGAGATTGGTTACCCGATCATCGTACGCCCGGCGTATACACTGGGCGGCACTGGCGGCGGTATCTGTGCTAACGAAGAGGAATTGCGCGAAACGGTAGCCGCAGGTTTGCGGTATAGCCCAATCGGTCAATGTCTGGTTGAGAAGAGCATTGCGGGCATGAAGGAAGTCGAATACGAAGTCATGCGCGATGCGAACGATAACTGTATCGTCGTATGTAATATGGAGAACTTTGACCCGGTTGGCGTCCACACTGGCGACAGCATCGTAGTAGCGCCAAGCCAAACACTGTCTGACCGTGAATATCAAATGCTGCGCTCCGCGTCGCTGAAAATTATCCGCGCGCTGAACATCGAAGGCGGATGTAACGTACAGTTCGCCCTTGATCCGCAAAGTTATCAATACTACGTGATCGAGGTAAACCCGCGTGTCAGCCGTTCCTCGGCACTGGCATCCAAAGCAACAGGCTATCCGATTGCCAAAATGGCTGCCAAGATCGCCCTCGGTTACACACTGGATGAGATCATGAACCCAGTAACTGGTCAAACCTACGCATGCTTTGAACCAACACTGGATTATATCGTTGCGAAAATCCCACGCTGGCCGTTCGACAAGTTCACGAGTGCGAACCGTAAGCTAGGTACGCAAATGAAAGCAACGGGCGAGGTTATGGCAATCGGTCGTACCTTTGAAGAAGCGATTCACAAGGCAGTACGCTCACTGGAAATCGGTGTGCACAGCATCGCGCTGAAGGATGCACACGAGATTCCTGATGAGAAACTGAACGAGCGCCTGACCAAAGCGGATGATGAGCGTCTGTTCTTGGTAGCAGAAGCATTCCGTCGCGGCTACAGTCTGGATCAGATTCAAGAGCTGACCAATGTGGACTGGTGGTTCTTGGACAAAATCGAGCGTATCGTCGCTTACGAATCCGTAATCGCTATGGAAGAACAACTGTCTGACGAAACGCTGTACACAGCGAAGCGTCTCGGCTTTACCGACCGTACGATTGCCGAGTTGCGTAAGCCGAACCAGCCGGATGATACATTCAGCAATGAGCATTCCATCCGCACTTATCGGAAAGAAAAAGGTCTAGTGCCTGTATATAAAATGGTTGATACGTGCGCAGCTGAGTTTGAAGCGACCACGCCTTACTACTACTCGACCTATGAAACGGAGAACGAAGTTACACAAGCCGAGAAGCAAAAAATCGTCGTGCTTGGCTCCGGCCCAATCCGTATCGGTCAAGGTATCGAGTTTGACTACTCCACAGTACATGCCGTATGGGCGATTCAAGAAGCAGGCTATGAAGCGGTAATCATCAACAACAACCCGGAAACGGTATCGACCGACTTCAACACCTCTGACCGTCTGTACTTTGAACCACTGTTCTTCGAGGACGTAATGAACGTGATTGAGCAGGAGCAACCAATCGGTGTTATCGTACAGTTTGGTGGACAAACGGCGATCAACTTGGCTGCACCACTGCAACAAGCAGGTGTGAACATCCTCGGTACGAGCCTTGATAGCATCGACGAAGCAGAGAACCGTAAAAAGTTCGAAGCGCTGCTGTCCCGCTTGAATATCGCTCAGCCAAAAGGCAGCACGGTCCAATCGGTCGATGAAGCAGTAGAAACAGCACAACAGCTCGGCTATCCGGTGCTGGTGCGTCCATCCTACGTACTCGGCGGACGCGCGATGGAAATTGTCTACTCCGATGATGAACTGCTGCGCTATATGGCAGAAGCGGTGAAGATCAATCCAGAGCATCCGGTACTGATCGACCGTTACATGCTCGGCAAAGAAGTGGAAGTGGATGCAATCTGTGATGGCGACACGGTAGTTGTACCGGGCATCATGGAGCATATTGAGAGAGCGGGCGTTCACTCCGGTGACTCCATCGCGGTCTACCCACCACAGCATCTGACTGCTGAGCTGAAAGAGAAGATCGTCAACATCACGATCAAAATTGCTAAGGAACTGAAAACGATTGGTCTGGTTAACATCCAGTTCGTTATTTTCCAAAATGAAGTGTACGTGATCGAGGTAAACCCGCGTTCCTCCCGTACCGTACCGTTCCTGAGCAAAGTAACCAATATCCCAATGGCGAATATCGCTACACAAGCGATCCTTGGACGCAAGCTGGCAGATCTTGGCTATCAAGAGGGATTGTGGCCAGAAAGCGATCATGTATCCGTGAAAGTGCCGGTATTCTCCTTTGCTAAGCTGCGTCGTGTAGAACCGACACTCGGACCGGAAATGAAATCAACTGGTGAAGTTATGGGTCGCGATCTGCTGTATGCCAAAGCACTGTACAAAGGTCTGATCGGTGCCGGTATGAAAATTCCATCCACTGGCGCGCTGATTGCTACGGTAGCGGATAAAGACAAAGAAGAAGCAGTACGTCTGCTCAAAGGCTTCTACCGTCTTGGCTACAAAATCATCGCTACTGGCGGTACAGCCGAAGCATTGAAGGCAGCCAATATTCCAGTGACGGTAGTAAACAAGCTGTCCGAAGGCACACCGAATATTCTGGATCTAATCCGCAGCGGACAAGCGAACTTTGTTGTTAATACGCTGACCAAAGGCAAAACGCCTGAGCGTGACGGATTCCGTATCCGCCGTGAAGCGGTCGAGAATGGCGTTGTCTGCATGACCTCGCTGGATACAGTTGAAGCATTACTGACAATGCTGGATACAATCAACTTCTCTTCGTACGCGATGCCATCGCTGAGCACGCAAAAACAGGCAGAGCCAGCAAGTAAAGATATTCAAGCCGTTGTCGGTCAATTGCAGGATCAAGAAACGATCATGAGCTAA
- the carA gene encoding glutamine-hydrolyzing carbamoyl-phosphate synthase small subunit — translation MQAKLLLEDGTLFTGRSFGAEGETTGEVVFNTGITGYQEVLSDPSYCGQIVTMTYPLIGNYGINRDDFESVRPYINGFVVRRHEPVPSNWRAQYSIDELLREYGIIGISDIDTRMLTRRIRHQGTMRGILSTASLSTEELMERLQGTTSSIDQVSRTSTRHIYSSPGAKERIVLIDYGAKSGIVRELTQRGCDVVVVPQDTTAEQIRRLHPDGIQLSNGPGDPKDVPHAVNVLSELLGEYPIFGICLGHQLFALACGADTEKLKFGHRGGNHPVKDLSTGRCYITSQNHGYTVKEESIVGTDLEVTHINNNDKTIEGLKHSKYPAFSVQYHPEAAPGPFDNSYLFDQFLNMIREHKQDNPKKTRQAEMFAAVKGAN, via the coding sequence ATGCAGGCAAAATTGTTATTGGAAGACGGAACATTATTCACCGGCCGTAGCTTCGGAGCGGAAGGCGAAACGACGGGAGAGGTTGTATTCAATACCGGAATTACCGGTTACCAGGAGGTACTGTCCGATCCGTCGTACTGCGGGCAGATTGTAACGATGACTTATCCACTGATCGGAAATTATGGTATTAACCGCGATGACTTCGAGTCGGTTCGTCCATATATTAATGGATTCGTTGTCCGACGGCATGAGCCGGTTCCAAGCAACTGGCGCGCTCAGTACAGCATCGACGAACTGCTGCGCGAATACGGCATCATCGGCATTAGCGATATTGATACACGGATGCTGACACGCCGCATCCGTCATCAAGGCACGATGCGCGGTATTCTGTCCACCGCATCGCTGTCCACAGAGGAATTGATGGAGCGTCTGCAAGGCACGACATCTTCCATTGATCAAGTGAGCCGTACATCGACTCGCCACATCTACAGCAGTCCTGGTGCCAAAGAGCGCATCGTGCTGATCGACTACGGCGCGAAGAGCGGGATTGTGCGCGAGCTGACACAGCGCGGTTGCGACGTGGTCGTAGTACCACAGGATACAACAGCTGAGCAGATTCGCCGTCTGCACCCGGATGGCATCCAGCTGTCCAACGGCCCTGGGGACCCGAAAGACGTTCCTCATGCAGTAAACGTATTGAGCGAGTTGCTGGGCGAATATCCAATCTTCGGCATCTGCCTTGGTCACCAGCTGTTTGCCCTAGCATGTGGTGCGGACACCGAGAAGCTGAAATTCGGTCATCGCGGTGGGAACCACCCTGTCAAAGACCTGAGCACAGGACGCTGCTATATCACATCCCAGAATCACGGCTACACGGTCAAAGAAGAATCCATCGTAGGAACGGATCTGGAAGTAACGCATATCAACAACAACGATAAAACGATTGAAGGACTGAAGCACAGCAAATACCCTGCCTTCTCTGTACAGTACCACCCAGAAGCGGCACCGGGACCATTTGACAACAGCTATCTGTTCGATCAATTTTTGAATATGATTCGTGAGCATAAGCAAGATAATCCGAAGAAAACACGCCAGGCCGAAATGTTTGCCGCTGTGAAAGGAGCCAACTAA
- a CDS encoding dihydroorotase — MTLFIKNANVLNGQGELRAKHVWVEDGKIARIFPADQAAEEIIRGLGNGTEWTEIDGTGKLLTPGLIDMHVHLREPGFEHKETIASGTESAAKGGYTTIACMPNTKPVTDKPEVVELILDKAAQANGVKVLPYAAITYNELGRELTDFAALKAAGAIGFTDDGVGVQNAQMMKDAMKLAASMDMPVIAHCEDDSLVVGAAVTDGEFARKHGLKGIPNESEAIHVGRDILLAEATGVHYHVCHVSTEQSIRLIRLAKSIGINVTAEVCPHHLILSDEDIPGMDANWKMNPPLRSPRDVEACIAALEDGTLDIIVTDHAPHSAEEKAKGMELAPFGITGFETAFPLLYTTFVKTGRWSLELLVQRMTADPARVFRLDSGRLETGAPADLTLIDLDSERAVDPATFASKGKNTPFTGWKLQGWPTTTIVGGQIVWLEKTITTSA, encoded by the coding sequence ATGACACTTTTCATAAAAAACGCAAATGTACTGAACGGACAAGGTGAATTGAGAGCAAAGCATGTATGGGTAGAGGATGGCAAAATCGCCCGTATCTTCCCCGCAGATCAGGCGGCAGAAGAGATCATTCGCGGACTTGGAAATGGCACGGAATGGACGGAAATTGACGGTACAGGCAAGCTGCTGACACCGGGCTTGATCGATATGCACGTGCATCTGCGCGAACCGGGATTTGAACATAAAGAAACGATTGCTAGCGGTACGGAATCGGCAGCTAAAGGCGGGTATACCACCATCGCTTGTATGCCGAATACCAAGCCGGTGACAGATAAACCAGAAGTAGTAGAACTTATTTTGGATAAAGCTGCACAAGCCAATGGCGTCAAAGTACTGCCGTATGCAGCGATCACGTACAACGAACTAGGACGCGAATTGACTGACTTTGCAGCACTCAAAGCAGCCGGTGCTATCGGCTTTACGGATGACGGTGTGGGTGTACAGAATGCGCAAATGATGAAGGATGCGATGAAGCTGGCAGCTTCCATGGACATGCCGGTCATCGCTCACTGTGAGGACGATTCGCTCGTTGTTGGCGCAGCCGTAACGGATGGCGAATTTGCCCGCAAGCACGGACTGAAAGGTATTCCGAACGAATCCGAAGCGATTCATGTTGGACGCGATATTTTGCTCGCGGAAGCGACAGGCGTTCACTATCATGTATGCCACGTCAGCACCGAGCAGTCGATCCGCCTGATCCGCTTGGCGAAATCAATCGGCATCAACGTGACTGCCGAAGTATGCCCGCATCACTTGATCTTATCCGATGAAGACATTCCGGGTATGGATGCCAACTGGAAAATGAACCCACCGCTACGCTCGCCGCGTGACGTGGAAGCCTGCATCGCTGCACTGGAAGATGGGACACTCGACATCATCGTTACCGACCATGCACCGCATAGTGCCGAGGAAAAAGCGAAGGGCATGGAGCTGGCGCCGTTTGGTATCACTGGATTTGAAACAGCATTTCCACTGCTGTATACCACATTCGTCAAGACGGGACGTTGGTCGCTTGAACTGCTCGTACAGCGTATGACTGCTGATCCGGCACGAGTATTCCGCCTTGACAGTGGACGTCTGGAAACGGGCGCACCTGCTGATCTGACATTGATCGATCTGGATAGTGAAAGAGCAGTTGATCCGGCGACATTTGCCTCCAAAGGAAAGAACACACCATTTACAGGATGGAAGCTACAAGGGTGGCCAACCACGACAATTGTGGGCGGTCAAATCGTGTGGTTAGAGAAAACTATAACAACTAGTGCATAA
- a CDS encoding aspartate carbamoyltransferase catalytic subunit produces MIMTTTNLNQRSLLGLKGMSASELTSILDRAAYWDAHTEKQVSVLQGKFVANMFFENSTRTRVSFEMAQKRLGAEVLNFTSAASSVEKGESIYDTVRTLESMGIDAGVIRLKPAGVLQQLAQKVSVPLINAGDGNNEHPTQALLDLYTMKRHFGEMKGLRVAIVGDIMHSRVARSNFWALTAMGADVSFCAPDNMKANDIPDMKYISMEEALQADVVMMLRVQLERHASGMIQSAEDYRLHYGLTEERAAKLKPHAIIMHPAPVNRNVEIDDALVESPKSKIFTQMQNGVPIRMAVIERALRN; encoded by the coding sequence ATGATCATGACAACGACAAACTTGAACCAACGCAGCCTGCTGGGACTGAAGGGTATGAGCGCTTCTGAATTGACTTCGATTCTGGATCGCGCCGCTTACTGGGACGCACACACCGAGAAACAGGTGTCCGTCCTACAAGGCAAATTCGTAGCGAATATGTTTTTCGAAAACAGTACCCGTACGCGCGTCTCCTTTGAAATGGCACAAAAGCGACTGGGCGCGGAAGTACTGAATTTTACCTCTGCGGCTTCTAGCGTAGAGAAGGGCGAATCGATCTACGATACCGTTCGTACACTGGAAAGTATGGGCATCGATGCTGGGGTCATTCGCTTGAAACCAGCAGGTGTGCTGCAACAGCTAGCACAGAAAGTTAGCGTCCCGTTAATTAACGCTGGTGACGGTAACAACGAACACCCGACACAGGCACTGCTTGATCTGTACACGATGAAGCGTCATTTTGGCGAAATGAAAGGTCTGCGTGTCGCGATTGTGGGCGACATCATGCACAGCCGCGTCGCTCGCTCCAACTTCTGGGCGCTGACAGCGATGGGGGCAGACGTAAGCTTCTGCGCACCGGATAATATGAAAGCAAACGATATTCCAGATATGAAATACATCTCCATGGAAGAAGCACTGCAAGCCGATGTGGTCATGATGCTGCGAGTACAACTGGAGCGTCACGCTAGCGGCATGATCCAATCTGCGGAAGACTATCGACTGCACTATGGACTGACAGAGGAGAGAGCAGCCAAGCTGAAGCCACACGCGATCATCATGCACCCGGCTCCGGTCAACCGTAATGTCGAGATCGACGATGCCTTAGTCGAAAGTCCAAAATCCAAAATTTTTACGCAAATGCAAAATGGTGTACCGATCCGTATGGCGGTTATCGAACGTGCACTGCGCAATTAA
- the pyrR gene encoding bifunctional pyr operon transcriptional regulator/uracil phosphoribosyltransferase PyrR, giving the protein MDTHINIIMDETAIRRALTRIAHEILEKNKGIEDCIIVGIRTRGVYLARRIAARIQEIEGTPVPYGELDITGYRDDRSDEPKAALGEQVRLTPENLSIRDKKIILIDDVLYTGRTIRAAMDALMDCGRPNMIQLAVLADRGHRELPIRPDYIGKNVPTSKLEEIEVLLSEVDGNDQVNILQRREVLV; this is encoded by the coding sequence ATGGATACGCATATCAACATTATCATGGATGAGACGGCAATTCGCCGGGCACTGACCCGTATTGCACACGAAATTTTGGAAAAAAATAAAGGGATCGAAGATTGCATCATCGTCGGCATTCGTACACGCGGCGTGTATCTGGCACGACGGATTGCAGCACGTATTCAAGAGATCGAAGGGACTCCGGTTCCTTACGGCGAACTGGACATCACAGGTTACCGTGATGACCGCAGCGACGAGCCAAAGGCGGCACTGGGCGAACAAGTGCGACTGACGCCAGAGAATCTGAGCATTCGCGATAAGAAGATTATTTTGATCGACGATGTACTATATACAGGCAGAACGATCCGCGCAGCAATGGATGCGCTGATGGACTGCGGACGACCGAACATGATTCAACTGGCGGTACTGGCTGACCGCGGACACCGTGAGCTGCCGATCCGACCGGATTATATCGGTAAGAATGTACCAACATCCAAGCTGGAAGAGATTGAAGTGCTGTTGAGCGAAGTAGACGGGAACGATCAGGTCAACATCCTGCAACGACGGGAGGTACTGGTATGA
- a CDS encoding RluA family pseudouridine synthase, with the protein MVDDVSAELDDEEAGSETLEWTVEAADAKARIDKYITDRMPEGFSRSQIQGWIADNHVTVNGQTVKANRKLAEGEQVIVTIPDLSATELEPENIPLNIVYEDSDLIVINKARGMVVHPAAGHYSGTMVNALMYHCTDLSGINGELRPGIVHRIDKDTSGLLMAAKNDKAHASLSAQLKDHSVTRKYIALVHGNIDHDHGTIDAPIGRASQNRKMFTVTEKNGKHAVTHFAVTERFGDFTVAELRLETGRTHQIRVHMKFIDHPLVGDPMYGRVRAKATFVKGQALHAAVLGFVHPTTGEYLEFEAPIPDDMEQELFALRNR; encoded by the coding sequence TTGGTTGACGACGTATCCGCTGAGCTGGATGACGAAGAAGCTGGCTCCGAGACATTGGAGTGGACCGTGGAAGCGGCAGATGCCAAAGCACGGATTGACAAATACATTACCGACCGGATGCCGGAAGGCTTTTCCCGTTCCCAGATTCAAGGTTGGATCGCAGATAATCATGTGACCGTCAACGGACAAACCGTCAAAGCCAATCGCAAACTGGCAGAGGGCGAGCAGGTCATCGTAACGATTCCCGATCTGTCTGCAACTGAACTGGAACCAGAAAATATTCCGCTCAATATCGTATATGAGGATTCCGATCTGATTGTTATCAACAAAGCACGCGGCATGGTCGTACATCCTGCTGCTGGTCACTATTCCGGTACAATGGTCAATGCACTGATGTATCACTGTACCGACCTGTCTGGCATTAATGGTGAGCTACGTCCCGGTATCGTACACCGTATCGACAAGGATACCAGTGGACTGCTGATGGCTGCCAAAAACGACAAAGCCCACGCATCCCTGTCGGCTCAGCTCAAAGATCACAGCGTAACCCGTAAATATATTGCGCTTGTACACGGCAATATCGATCACGATCATGGTACCATCGACGCTCCCATCGGACGCGCATCCCAGAACCGTAAAATGTTCACTGTCACTGAGAAAAATGGTAAACATGCGGTCACTCATTTTGCCGTGACCGAACGCTTTGGCGATTTCACTGTTGCCGAGCTTCGTCTCGAAACCGGACGTACCCACCAGATTCGCGTACACATGAAATTCATTGACCATCCATTGGTTGGCGACCCAATGTACGGACGCGTCCGCGCCAAAGCTACCTTTGTGAAGGGGCAGGCGCTGCACGCTGCCGTCCTCGGCTTCGTCCACCCAACGACCGGCGAATACCTCGAATTCGAGGCACCGATCCCGGACGATATGGAACAAGAACTGTTCGCCCTGCGTAACCGTTAA
- the lspA gene encoding signal peptidase II, whose amino-acid sequence MIYYVIALVAIIIDQISKFFVATRMELREQIPVIGDFFLITSHRNQGAAFGILQNQRWFFIVITIAVVVAIVWYIQKVKSRPDKLLPVALSLVLGGAVGNFIDRARMGEVVDFFQFNFGSYTFPIFNVADSCIVVGVALIILDALLDMRREKNQPAEQKEENI is encoded by the coding sequence GTGATCTATTATGTCATTGCGCTCGTGGCAATTATTATTGACCAGATTAGCAAATTTTTCGTAGCAACGCGCATGGAGTTGAGAGAGCAAATTCCGGTGATTGGTGACTTTTTCTTGATTACGTCGCATCGTAACCAAGGAGCAGCATTTGGTATTTTGCAAAATCAGCGCTGGTTTTTCATCGTGATTACAATTGCGGTTGTTGTAGCAATCGTATGGTACATTCAAAAAGTGAAATCACGTCCAGATAAGCTGCTGCCTGTCGCATTATCGCTTGTACTTGGCGGGGCGGTCGGCAACTTTATAGATCGTGCACGGATGGGAGAGGTCGTCGATTTCTTCCAGTTTAATTTTGGCAGTTATACCTTCCCGATCTTTAACGTTGCGGATTCCTGCATCGTGGTCGGGGTGGCGTTGATCATTCTAGACGCGCTGCTAGATATGCGCCGCGAAAAGAATCAGCCTGCAGAGCAGAAAGAGGAGAACATCTAA